Proteins encoded in a region of the Oscillospiraceae bacterium MB24-C1 genome:
- a CDS encoding class I SAM-dependent RNA methyltransferase, with protein sequence MAFLTLACPCLFGLESVLSGEIKRIGGQDIEVTDGRVCFKGSPQMIARANILLRTAERVLIVVGGFRAESFQELFEGVYMLPFENYMGSVDAFPVKGWSLNSKLKSVPDCQAIIKKAVAKRMGEHYGKEWLEETGPAHQIQFSIMRDVVTIMIDTSGNGLHKRGYRPTANAAPIKETLASGIADLARVREDTLVIDPFCGSGTFLIEAATKALRVAPGLKRRFSAEAWDLVPKEEWQQVRQESFENIKRRGTFQAIGSDNDPHTIKLARNNAQRAGVDVKIKCDVADIASFVPPEEPFTLLTNPPYGQRMLELHQAEELYRTMGRVFVPGEGRSYYIISPHENFENLFGRQASRRRKLYNGMLKCQLYMFF encoded by the coding sequence ATGGCTTTTTTGACGCTCGCATGTCCATGCCTGTTCGGATTGGAAAGTGTGCTTTCAGGTGAGATTAAACGTATTGGCGGTCAGGATATTGAAGTGACCGATGGCCGGGTCTGCTTTAAGGGCAGCCCTCAAATGATTGCGCGCGCAAACATTTTACTCCGCACGGCAGAACGGGTGCTGATTGTGGTGGGCGGTTTCCGCGCTGAGAGCTTTCAGGAACTTTTTGAGGGTGTTTATATGTTGCCTTTTGAGAATTATATGGGCAGCGTTGACGCTTTTCCTGTCAAGGGGTGGTCGCTTAATTCCAAGCTTAAAAGTGTGCCGGATTGCCAGGCCATTATTAAGAAGGCAGTGGCCAAGCGTATGGGTGAGCACTATGGCAAGGAATGGCTGGAAGAGACTGGTCCTGCACACCAGATACAGTTTTCCATCATGCGGGACGTTGTCACCATTATGATTGATACCTCTGGTAACGGACTGCATAAGCGGGGCTATCGTCCTACTGCAAATGCTGCGCCTATCAAAGAAACGCTAGCTTCCGGTATCGCCGATCTAGCCCGCGTCCGTGAGGATACGTTGGTGATCGACCCGTTCTGCGGTTCTGGCACCTTCCTGATTGAAGCGGCAACCAAGGCGCTTCGCGTTGCGCCGGGTTTAAAACGCCGTTTTTCGGCCGAAGCTTGGGATCTTGTGCCCAAGGAAGAATGGCAGCAGGTACGTCAGGAAAGCTTTGAAAATATTAAACGCCGGGGTACTTTTCAGGCGATAGGATCAGATAATGATCCGCACACAATTAAACTAGCCCGAAACAATGCTCAGCGCGCAGGGGTAGATGTCAAAATCAAATGTGACGTCGCGGACATCGCATCGTTTGTTCCGCCCGAGGAGCCGTTTACTCTTTTGACCAATCCTCCGTATGGTCAGCGCATGCTCGAACTGCATCAGGCTGAGGAGCTTTATCGCACCATGGGCCGGGTATTTGTTCCGGGCGAGGGCAGAAGTTATTATATCATCAGCCCGCATGAGAATTTTGAAAATCTATTCGGACGTCAGGCTAGTCGCCGCCGAAAGCTCTATAACGGCATGCTAAAATGCCAGCTCTATATGTTCTTTTGA